In Nitrososphaerota archaeon, one genomic interval encodes:
- a CDS encoding response regulator, which translates to MVIDDDELTRKALQKLLERRGYDLDVARSGKEGIEKAIEKHHNVALIDIVLPDMSGTDLLRKLKEIDPMMANIMVTGKATVDNAVEALNLGADAFIRKPFKPDELLITVEDKAAKQMITSELTQEKISGFIQGMIKELVVELSSIERDKRSRNLKDFV; encoded by the coding sequence TTGGTAATTGATGATGATGAGCTGACGCGCAAAGCACTTCAGAAGCTTTTAGAGCGGAGAGGATACGATCTTGACGTAGCGCGCTCAGGTAAAGAAGGAATCGAGAAGGCTATTGAGAAGCATCACAATGTTGCTTTGATAGATATTGTGTTACCTGATATGAGCGGAACAGATCTGCTGCGAAAGTTAAAGGAGATAGACCCGATGATGGCGAACATTATGGTCACAGGCAAAGCCACCGTAGATAACGCAGTTGAAGCGCTAAATCTAGGAGCAGACGCATTTATCAGGAAACCGTTCAAGCCGGACGAACTGTTGATTACAGTTGAGGACAAAGCTGCGAAGCAGATGATTACATCCGAGCTGACTCAAGAGAAGATCTCAGGCTTCATCCAAGGAATGATAAAGGAGCTCGTTGTAGAGCTCTCAAGTATCGAACGCGATAAAAGATCACGCAACTTAAAAGATTTTGTATAA
- a CDS encoding peroxiredoxin encodes MPDQTGRLRKLDEFQDRNYIVIYFYPMDNTPGCTIEAKGFTKHLDEFHKHGVEVIGVSTQSPSSHVNFCSRHDLKIILLSDEEKRLTKQLGVLNGLTRTAKRTTFLIQPNGRIVKEWRNVKPAIHVQEVLDYIQSLEPPAAAT; translated from the coding sequence CTGCCAGATCAAACCGGTAGACTTCGAAAGCTCGACGAGTTCCAGGATCGAAATTACATTGTCATCTACTTTTACCCAATGGATAATACGCCCGGCTGCACAATCGAGGCTAAAGGGTTCACTAAACACCTCGACGAGTTTCACAAACACGGAGTCGAGGTTATCGGTGTGTCAACTCAATCTCCGAGTAGTCACGTCAACTTTTGCAGTCGACACGATCTGAAGATAATTCTGCTCAGCGATGAAGAGAAACGATTGACGAAACAGCTAGGGGTGCTGAACGGCCTGACTAGAACAGCGAAGCGAACAACGTTCCTCATCCAGCCCAACGGCAGAATCGTCAAGGAATGGCGAAACGTCAAACCTGCAATCCACGTTCAGGAAGTGCTTGACTACATTCAGAGCTTAGAACCACCTGCAGCCGCCACCTAG
- a CDS encoding phosphoglycolate phosphatase — MSGTRIRCFAADVDGTIADYAGRIDLNAAATLRRIDDLGYNVIFVSGRSAWELYTLATYIGTTLLSVGENGGVISTSPSDIRLLGDKSYGLMAYDYLSKRIKDVEIKPTMPRFTEVVLKRSFDLTEGEKILEESGLPVKLVDSTFAYHISNRDVNKGNGLRIALQQLGIKPSETVAIGDSDTDISMFETCGHSIAVGNATEGALKHAKYKVNSHLGAGLIEAVQLAFQKLIGSGIEDLVKKKNELP; from the coding sequence ATGAGCGGGACGCGGATACGATGCTTCGCAGCCGATGTTGATGGAACCATCGCGGATTACGCTGGACGGATAGATCTCAACGCGGCAGCGACCCTGAGAAGAATCGATGACTTGGGCTACAACGTGATATTTGTCAGCGGCCGCTCCGCTTGGGAGCTCTACACATTAGCCACATACATCGGCACCACCTTGCTTTCAGTGGGTGAGAACGGTGGGGTCATCTCAACCTCGCCCTCAGATATCAGGTTGCTAGGCGACAAATCATATGGTCTAATGGCCTACGATTATCTATCCAAGCGAATCAAGGATGTTGAGATTAAACCTACGATGCCCCGCTTCACTGAAGTCGTGTTGAAACGAAGCTTCGACCTCACTGAAGGGGAAAAAATTCTCGAAGAAAGCGGTCTACCAGTCAAGCTGGTGGACAGCACCTTCGCCTACCACATCAGCAACCGAGACGTGAACAAAGGAAACGGGTTAAGAATCGCATTACAGCAGCTAGGTATCAAACCATCGGAGACCGTGGCCATCGGCGACAGCGACACAGACATATCTATGTTCGAAACCTGTGGGCACAGCATCGCAGTCGGAAACGCAACCGAGGGCGCCCTGAAACATGCTAAATACAAAGTCAACAGCCACCTCGGCGCAGGATTAATAGAGGCGGTGCAGCTAGCCTTTCAAAAGCTAATTGGGAGCGGTATCGAGGATCTGGTGAAAAAGAAGAATGAGTTACCGTGA
- a CDS encoding arginine--tRNA ligase: MSYRELKTQVKQCVEAALAANGFPTIEFEPVEPPRPEFGDLSVSVALNLAGRLKMKPLDVAERIVSKIVIPEGSLIRKCWVHPPGYVNFNSIYPQYAKQTILNTLRDGASYGRVNIGGGARVGIEHTSVNPNKALHYGHLRNVVLGDSVRRLLSFAGYEAQTLNYIDDSGLQVADLIVGFRYAGFNTEPEGAEKFDHYCGDTVYVKVNELYETRKDLAAAQKQVLREMEDHTSDTARLASKITLRILGEQLKTCWRIGARYDLLNFESHILQTRMWNDVFEQLKSRGLVEYAKEGKYAGCWIVRVEGEYEGEEKVIVRSDGTATYIAKDIPYAAWKLGLIPDRFGYRVFNEQPDEKRLWSTVVGKGEPSHPVFAPYSKAITVIDVRQGRLQRIIGRILSNLSGDVQVNRYVHLYYEIVSLSGKTVEELGLGANDKRTISMSGRRGIYINADDVLDAVHRKAYEETKKRNPDEDDAWLHKTAEKIAVAAIRYELLKQDLGKTIVFDLERALDLEGETGPYLQYAYARATRIIEKAGNTSTVDSVDLSKLTDTSEVALIKEISKFDLIIEESVKNLAPKVIAHYLYNTVSLFNTFYEKMPVLKERDESVKGARLTLVKAFQTVVKNGLSLLGIESPDRI; this comes from the coding sequence ATGAGTTACCGTGAGCTCAAAACTCAGGTGAAGCAGTGCGTCGAAGCTGCTTTAGCAGCGAACGGCTTCCCCACCATCGAGTTCGAACCTGTTGAACCGCCTAGACCTGAATTCGGAGATCTCTCAGTATCAGTCGCGTTAAACTTGGCCGGCAGGTTGAAGATGAAGCCGCTGGACGTAGCTGAACGAATAGTCTCCAAGATAGTGATACCTGAAGGCTCATTGATCCGGAAGTGCTGGGTTCACCCGCCCGGTTACGTTAACTTCAACAGCATTTACCCTCAATACGCTAAACAGACTATTCTCAATACGCTGCGCGACGGAGCCAGCTACGGTCGCGTAAACATTGGCGGTGGGGCACGAGTAGGTATTGAGCATACTAGTGTCAATCCGAATAAGGCTCTCCATTATGGTCACTTACGTAACGTGGTGCTGGGCGATTCAGTACGCCGCCTACTCTCATTCGCGGGGTACGAGGCGCAGACCCTGAACTACATTGACGACTCAGGTCTACAGGTCGCTGATCTAATAGTCGGCTTCCGCTACGCTGGTTTCAACACTGAACCGGAAGGAGCGGAGAAGTTCGACCACTACTGCGGAGACACAGTCTACGTAAAGGTGAATGAGCTGTACGAGACCCGGAAGGACTTGGCTGCGGCGCAGAAGCAGGTGCTTCGGGAGATGGAGGATCATACAAGTGACACCGCGAGGCTGGCATCGAAAATAACGCTTCGCATCCTCGGCGAGCAGCTGAAAACCTGCTGGCGAATAGGTGCACGATACGATCTCCTAAACTTTGAGTCACATATTCTTCAGACAAGAATGTGGAACGACGTTTTTGAACAACTAAAAAGTCGGGGGCTGGTCGAATACGCAAAGGAAGGCAAGTACGCCGGGTGTTGGATAGTTCGGGTGGAAGGCGAGTATGAAGGTGAGGAGAAGGTTATTGTCCGAAGCGACGGTACCGCTACATATATCGCGAAGGATATTCCTTATGCTGCTTGGAAACTCGGGCTCATCCCGGATCGGTTCGGATACCGGGTCTTTAATGAGCAGCCTGACGAAAAACGGCTGTGGAGTACTGTTGTAGGGAAAGGTGAGCCGAGTCACCCCGTGTTCGCGCCTTACTCTAAAGCAATCACTGTGATAGATGTGAGGCAGGGACGTCTGCAGCGAATTATCGGGAGAATACTCTCCAACTTATCAGGTGATGTGCAAGTCAACAGGTATGTTCACTTATACTACGAAATCGTCTCACTAAGCGGCAAAACAGTAGAAGAGCTCGGTCTAGGCGCCAACGACAAGCGAACAATAAGCATGTCTGGACGCCGAGGCATTTACATTAATGCGGACGATGTCCTCGACGCAGTGCATAGAAAAGCCTACGAAGAAACCAAGAAAAGAAACCCCGATGAAGATGATGCTTGGCTACATAAAACTGCGGAGAAAATAGCTGTAGCCGCAATCAGATACGAGCTTTTAAAACAGGATCTAGGCAAGACCATCGTGTTCGATCTTGAACGCGCATTAGATCTTGAGGGTGAAACAGGCCCATATCTACAATACGCCTATGCACGAGCTACACGAATCATTGAGAAGGCTGGGAACACATCGACTGTAGACTCGGTAGATCTTTCAAAGTTAACTGACACATCTGAAGTAGCGCTGATCAAGGAGATATCAAAATTTGACCTAATAATCGAGGAATCTGTTAAAAACTTGGCTCCAAAAGTTATTGCCCACTATCTCTATAACACAGTCTCTCTCTTCAACACCTTCTATGAAAAGATGCCCGTACTGAAGGAGCGAGACGAATCAGTCAAAGGTGCACGGTTGACTTTGGTAAAGGCGTTCCAAACTGTAGTGAAAAACGGTTTGAGTCTACTGGGGATCGAATCGCCAGACCGTATTTGA
- a CDS encoding PepSY domain-containing protein: MATGMDMREAVRIAREMAEEAGYTDTTTSDVHYDEDDGIYEVELENDDTVIKVAINNESGKVIEFTTD, translated from the coding sequence ATGGCCACGGGTATGGATATGCGTGAGGCTGTTAGAATTGCTCGAGAGATGGCGGAGGAGGCGGGATACACGGACACCACCACATCAGATGTTCATTATGATGAAGATGATGGGATATACGAGGTTGAACTTGAGAATGATGACACCGTGATCAAGGTGGCTATTAATAATGAATCCGGCAAAGTTATTGAGTTCACCACAGACTAG